TTGGAAGACTTACGAAGAGACGCTCTTCAGATAGGGCCTTGTCCCACGTGTTTAAAAGAGCAGGAGACAGACGTTCTTCCAGATCTTCCATGTGCTCTTTCCTGTGAGGACGTGCAAGAAGCAGGGAGAATTCTCCCCCCGAATAAGGAAGCAGAAGAAGCTCTGAATGTTCTGTTGTTCCATAGGAAAAAGAGGCCTCCTGCTGCATATAATCTACGGATATGGAATCTCCACGTCGGGTATAAAAAATATCCTCTGCGGTTTTATCTGCGGGAAAAGGCGTGTTCCACGAGGCGTTAAAATAGACCGCGTTCGTGAGAATAAGCCGCGTTAGATCAGAGAACTGATCCGCCTGAACAATCTGAGAAATCATTCCCTCTGTATGACGCTCTACCCACTTATTTATCTGGTCGGCGGATTTCTCCGGCTCCGTGCCAAAGTCGAGACGTTCCACCTCCGCACCATACCGTGTCTCAAGAAGCTCCATAAAATCTTGCCGGAGAACATACTTTTTTGCGGGCCAGAGTGCATTTGCAAGATACACCGTTGCTCCATCGGCTCCACGCAACAGATCCATCTCGTCGCTAAAAGCCCTATGAAACTGCGAAGATTCT
The sequence above is a segment of the Chitinivibrio alkaliphilus ACht1 genome. Coding sequences within it:
- a CDS encoding serpin family protein — encoded protein: MGVRDGSAAQGEFAFSLYRTVAQEEDGNICLSPYSIESVFAMLSAGARGSTRDELFSLFGFSESSQFHRAFSDEMDLLRGADGATVYLANALWPAKKYVLRQDFMELLETRYGAEVERLDFGTEPEKSADQINKWVERHTEGMISQIVQADQFSDLTRLILTNAVYFNASWNTPFPADKTAEDIFYTRRGDSISVDYMQQEASFSYGTTEHSELLLLPYSGGEFSLLLARPHRKEHMEDLEERLSPALLNTWDKALSEERLFVSLPKWKMKKEYEVSSFLHSLGLASAFTPQADFGGVSESKEDLFIDRVLHKTAMEVSEAGTEAAAATAITMRTTSVNISEPREVRFDSPFLFFIRHDPTGRILFMGRMDDPS